DNA from Cheilinus undulatus linkage group 20, ASM1832078v1, whole genome shotgun sequence:
TGTAGCCTAATCTTAGTTCCCTGTTAGACAATTTAGTGTTCAGAGGCTCCTGTTTCCATAAAAAAAGCTCTGGTAATGAGTCTGTTAAATTACAGATCCCCTTAAGGGGAAATTCACTTGTTATAGCAGTTCACAAAAAGAGAGATATAGATAtgattaaaacaggaaaaatctgGAGccaattaaagataaaaaactgacaatataaataataatagttaAACTGTTTTTCCCTCTGTTCCCCAGGATCGCTGGCAGGAGCTCGTAGATGACATCGAACAGGGAAAAGTCAGCAACGCTCTGGCTCTGGATCCCAAAGTGAGGTCCAGACTCGAGGCTCTGATGAAGCCAGACCCTGACAGAGCTGCTCAGCTCCGGGCTTACTTCAAGGATGGCTTCTGTGGGATTGCTAAGCGTGTGTGGCCTCACCTTCACCTGGTCCTGGCAGTGGATTCTGGCTCCAATCAGATCTACGGGGACATGTTGAGAGAGAACTACTGCCAGGGAGTGCCTTTCTATTCGCCTTTCTACGCTGCTACTGAAGGTAGAAACCTCAAGCTGCTTGTTGACTAACCAGTCATTAGATGTACTATCTAACTATGCTGCAAAATGTAAAGTAAAAGAACATTGTCACTTCATTTtcttgccaaaaaacatctttcttaATTTGCTCTGACTGTACGTTTGTGCCTCTGTAGGTCTGATAGGAGTGAATCTGTGGCCGCTGGAGCCAAACAGACGCTACTTGCTGTGCCCTCGTTCAATGTTCTGTGAGTTCCTGCCAGAGAGCAGCCTTGAGGAGGAAACGCCGCCCACCCTgctgatggaggaggtgaaggaggGGCAGAACTATGAGCTGGTGGTCACAAATGCTTCAGGACTCTTCAGGTTAGATTTGTTAACTGAAAACGGAACGTAAACATGAATGAAGATCAAAAAAATGAGCTCTCGCTGGATTTGTTGGTTGCATTTTGACAGTTGTGTGGGTGatttttaagacatttattTCCATGAAAGGCTAGTTTTGGTTTCTAGTAGACACTTGCCATTTTAAAAGTCAGGGGGCTCAATTAAAGGGCTCTTTATGAAATTATAGGGAACAGAATTTTAACACACTGGTCATAGATCACTTCCTGGTTTTGGCGCAAGTGTGAGGCCTGTCTTCGCCCAccctctccccatatttcctgtctctctttaacTGCCCTATCTAATGAAGCCAAAAAGCCCCAAACAAATCTgtgataaaaatatatatattttaactacaaaaactgtaaaatttccaaaaagttttatttcaagTTCTAATTTGATCGAATAGTTACATAAATAACTCTTCTTTCTGACTTTGTTGCAGATATCGCATTGGAGATATCATTAAAGTGGTCGGATTTCACAACCAGTGTCCCGTTGTTGAGTTTCAGTACAGGtacatgcacatttttaatcatataaCCTAATGACACATGCtgtgtgtgctttttttttttcaaacaaccAAAAGAAGTACATCCTCCTTATTTCTTTCCTCCGCTTTCTGTCAGACGAGGTCAGATGCTGAACGTTCGAGGGGAGAAAGTGTCAGAGGCGTTGTTTCTTGATGCTCTGAAGAAAGCTGTGTCTCAGTGGCCGGGAGCTCAGCTGGTGGACTATTGCTGCGCTGAGAGCGGCATCATGGGTAAGATGTCCCACTTACACCACCAAATTCAGCATGGCCGAATctcctccctaaaccctgagcTCTTATGGACTTGACTGACTGCACCTGAAACGTGATTGGGTGCATGAGGCTGCAAGGGCTCGAAGTGGTGGAAATAGGAACGGGACagccctttgttttttgttgacagTCAGCATCTATAAAAACAAGTGTGCCTCACTTATGGACCTGTTTCCTCAGTGGAGGAAGGCTGTTTTATATAACATATGAAAAAAGTTAGCTTTTTTGCAGCCTCAGTGCTTATTGCACcttccatgtttttgtttaccaTTTCTCTCTTTTCACTTCGCTTTTACAGGGTTTGCTAGCGTGCATCCCCAGGGAATCTCTATCATAAGTCACAATGCTatgaactatgggtaattccctCACCATAAGTCTGCAGATATGCCCACTAATGGAAAGGGTGCATGAAGGGCTCAAAAAGTCTGCAAGAGATCCCTCATACACTTTACGTTTTGACAGTGGGACAGCCCTAAGCCCTCACTCGCCTCAAAGTCAATGAGTGTGGAAAATGAAGATCCCATCGGTTTCTCACCTGGTCACAGGCTGTAAATGTTATCACTCACCTGATGTGCATTTACTATAAGGCTGCTAAGAAGATTTCCCGCAAGCGTCACTGAAAATAATTTTGTGTTCAAGCAGTTCTAGAAAATGTTGGTACATTTCCAGgagtgctgtgtgtgtgtgaaagggGCTATGCAAACACTTCAACAAGGTGtcttttttgagttttgcaCTAGACAAACccttcctcattatgttgtTGTAGGAGATTCGATCGGCGGCTCAGATCCTCACTACCAGGTCTTTATTGAGCTCAAAGGTGTGAGGAACCTCACTGAGGAGCAACGATACAAGGTGAGACGATGTTTGACACACAGCAACAAACAAAAGcatgtaaatatatatttatcatGCTAAATTTTCTCTCTGTATTCTAGTTGGACATCTGTCTCCAGCAGGACTCGGCTGTGTACAAGTCCTTTCGCATCAAAGGAAGCATTGGACCAATGAGGGTGCAGCTAGTGGCTGAGGGCGCTTTCAAGGAACTTCGCAAACAAATGATGGCCTTCTCAAAAACGTCACCAAACACTTTCAAAATGCACAGAGTGCTGCGGAGGAAAGAGtatgcagatttcctcctggGAAAAACGGTGTCATGATATCAGCAGAGATCAGGTTTGCTGGCTCGGACTGTGGTGGTTTCTGACTGAATAAAACTTCTGCAGTTTTATCTAAGAAGCTCGGGTGTGAACAGTAAAATCATGCCTTTGGTAGCCGATGAACAcaacatttttgacagtttcacATATTTCTCTAAACtggctttatttatgttattaaaCTACTAAACTGTTAATATGGTTGTATTTAATGGTGATTTACTGCAACATAAATGTACACTATGTaggcaaaagtatttggcctgTGCCTTGTtagttattgaattcaggtgttacaattagacccgttgccacaggtgtgtaaaatcaagcacctagctgtgcagtctccatttgcaaacatttgtgataccaGAAGCATCGTTCTGAAGAGTTCAGTGACTTCaggtgtggtactgtgatggatgccactgtTGCAGttagatggtttgtgaaatttcatccctgctgaaaTTCCACAGtaaactgtaagtgatattgtaaagtggaagcgtttagaaacaacagcaactcactGCCAACACCAGTGTTATTGATCACACACCAGGTCAGACCTGGTGTGTAATCTTCTGGAAAGTTTCACACAGCTATTAAAACTAGCAGCACATGAAAGATTAGAGAACAGTATGCAGGAATCAAATCCTGGATTAAACCCCCCTTGTTTGTTTGCTTCAATGATGGATGAGCTGTAATGCAAAAGAGGATAATTCTGATGTAGGGTAATTCAAAGCAGCATAAAGCACTTACTGTACTCTTAAGCGTCATGAacagctttctttttttaaatcatgcatTCCCTTTCATTCCCAATAGTGAAATACCTATATGCAGGAATTTGCAGTCACCACTAGGGGGAGTGAGTCTAACATATATGAGAATCACAGCAGCTGCTCACTCTTCCAGAGCATATTACTGCTCTCTGATCTTAAAGTCTCCTCTATCCATCTATGCTCTTATCTCACCTCAAATAGCCAATTCATAGAAGAAGcaaacattttggctctttctCTGGTGTGTGATAACAAGAGagggtcaggtttttgactgaTTAGTGAGTAAAGACTTCAAGAAGTCATTCAGATAATTATATGTGTATAACACCATGGCAttttatctcaagacactttaaaaaaaacagctggccTTGACTGTAGTCTTTGTTACATTATTTACTAAGACCTGTGCCACCAGGGGgcgatgattcaaaacagttcacGCAGACACTGCTGATCTAAGCCCATCAATACTGCTTACTTCTTATTTTGAACTGAGGACTTTATTCAacaaaaactgcactccataaggtgtatttactaaccGGTGAACCAATATCTTTCATTTAATTCATGGATGAATATATCCACTGCAAGGATATACTTCACATTCATCTAGGAAAGCACCCATAATAAGTATTTAATAAGGGTGGGACTTAGGAAAAAATTCTTGaaaggtgattggataaacattcTGCCACTTAAtggcaggccaatcagagctacaagacaaaatgaggctgtaagacatgcacagctccagtatTAACCTGAGCTATACAGGCTAGTGCTGCTGTGGTGCATGAATTGCTTACATTTATGCTGAAGGCTATTTGGAGACATGCAAAGACTCTCCCTAGAGAATATTCCAGTGCGGCTCTTTGCTCtagtttaacaaagaaatgtggtccatgTGTGATTAGTTTACCGCTTTTCTGCAGCTACATCCATGATCGTTACAGTAGTAGCAGCCATGGtatacactggcttccagtacGACTTAACCCCACCCATAActcttgcaaactcatgctgaagcaggtcagtagaagagcaaaaaaacatcTAGCATGAGAAGCTTTCTGTCCTCTtgtttgctctttatttcatatgGAAATGTGGTCCACTTTTGAAAAACTGCCTCCATGCTATAGCTACATCGGAGCTATCAATCAATCactcagtctttatttgtatagcacttttcatacattaaaatgtagcacaaagtgctttacacacaccagaaattaaaagaaaaatacatgagTTCACCCCCCATCCCAGCCTCTTCCCCAACCTGTAGTCCATATATAACATTGGCAACTATGTCATAAATAATGGATCCCTTACAAACAGAATGTGCGTACCGAGGAAACGTatcttaaaatcttaaaatacaGAATGACCAGTGTAGCTAAGCGAtccactggtggcagccattgctatcagctgcCAGTACTACTTAACCTCatctgtagctactgcctcatccTCTGCTAATGATGTTGATTGGTCAGAACTATGTTTGAATGTTCTAGATatgagctttacaagatggatttgcctgatgacagacatggagccTGGCCAAggaatctgctttgcaaggttaaaattttgcataataagtgggaaaagctgttaaaagtggccttcctgcaTGGTTCGCGCACTGAGCCATTTCGTGATAATGCAGTGATTGCTTTGCACTGctaaccaggaaggccacttttaacagcttttctcccacattttgagaaaaaacaTCTGCAGAACAGAAATAGTGATTTActgtttaattaatttaaattattgAGGCAGTTTTTGATGAAAAGACTCCTCAGTTCCAAACAAGAAGCAACAGAGCTGAGCAGCACTTCTCTACACACTTTGGAAATGTCTAGTTGGGTCACACTTAGAGGTGGAATGTGGAGAATCATCTAGGTCAATCATTCAGTTCACGTCTTTGACTAGACATCCAGTGTTCACATAGCAATGCCGAACATTTCGAGTTTTTTATGGCTCCTTCATAGCAGCCATTGGACAAGGTACTGTCATTACAACTATTAAGATGAAGGattctctggttttaaaaactgGCATGAATTAATTATGAAAATAGGcataattattaaattaaaatagaatGTAAACATtctttatattgtatttttaacaggCAGAGACCTGGAGAAAAACTAGGCTAGACAGCTTTCTGCTGAAGAAGCTGTGTTAGGCCTAGAAAATGGGAAACAGAGTCTGAAAGGAAGAAACGGATTGCGATAAATGGAGCAATCAATAGAAAAGATTCCTAAACAAATGCTATTAACAATAGTAAGCGGGTGTAGCATTAGTGGAAACAGTCATGTGCAGCTGACTTGTAATAAAGCCTGGCCCCAAGATCACTACTagatttttaataaatgtatcTCGCTAGAATTGAATCTgtgttcagtcatgttttgacatttggACCCTGAAACATACAAGCTGTTGAGAATCCCACATTTGAAAGCCTGTCACTGATGTGTTGTTGTTGGCACGCTTCTCTCCTCCAGGTCCCTCCTTTCTCAAAGTGGGCTAATATTTTTAGCAGTGTCCCATTTCAGCTCAGATTTGACACTGCTCTCACTTTTGGCTCCATAGTGTGATCAGACCACAACACGAGTCAAATTAGAAAATAGCTGCATGTACCTCAGACTGAACGAGTCACAACAGAGCCTCATGTGTTGTTTGCCTTCCAGACATGTTAGCAAGAAGTCGAcacaaaccccaattccaaaaagtcaACTGAACTGAGGACGTGCAAATTGAAGATGATTTGTAAATCacttcattctgttttttttttttcatattttacacaatgtcccaacctttttggaataGGGGTCTGtataaaagtcagaaatcctCTCTTGCAGGTCGAAGCTCTCTGAAGCTTATTGAAGCCCCTGACAGTCGTGATAAAGTGCCTTTGAGCAAGATAACAATCAGTGCCAGCCCTGTACCTGACATTTTGGGGGAAAGACTGATTTTCCTCCTGGCAGAGAGGGAGGGTGTCATGGGAAGTTTCAAAAAGCTCTCTGTGTAGCTTAAGACAGCTGCTGGctgaaaagtaaacaaaacCCAATAAAACACTAATTACAGCgttatatttttaatcagtAGTGTGTATAAGTATCAAAAATGCTTCTCACACAGCCGAAAACGCAGCTTATAGTATTGGAAAATACACCATAAATGTTCAACCCACTACCAAGATTTACAAGCCCCTGAATTATTGATGTGTATTTCTTTAACAAAACGACAAACTAGCCAgtagtttatattttacagctgCTCATTTGAGCTTTTGTTATAGAGTGGCAGAAAATTTATTTCAGGGATATTATCATTTGATGGGAGCCAGCAACCACAGCCCACTGTTTATTCAAAAGTGCATCAAATCAAGGCAATCAGTGGCACTAAATAAATCCGTATTAGAATAAAAACCAGAGTCTGTGTAATTTCTTTCACACCACTCTGGATATAAACAGGAACCATCTATTCACAATCACTGAAATGGAGCCATCAGAATTTATTTTCTGATCTGGGTTTCATCTTTGAAACAAGGAGCGATCACTGGCTTAAAGTCAGTAGAAACAACACCCGTCCCACGTTTGACCATTTAACTCAATACTGCTTTCAGCCCAAAGCCACTGATTATGTATTCCACATTCTTAAAAGAATTAAGGATAAAAATTATGCCTGATATTATGGATTTAAATGATCTGAAGTGCAAATGGAAAGCAACAGTGTGTAACTGTGCTGCTACTGTCGTTTTCCAATCTACCACCATTCAGTAACAGGTCTTGTTTTCAGCCAAATGGGTGGTCACTCTGAAGAGCAGGAAGTGATGTTGGACTGCTTTTATCAGTATTTTGATGATGAAGAGAACTTTTATCCTGTTGGTTCTGAAAAGATCTAAAGAGGTCTAAAAAGATTCTCCATAACTGTATAGATGTAACTGTATGATACAAGATACAGATATAAGCAGTAAGGCTCAGCCTACATATTACAAATTTTCACAGTGGATAAAGATAAAATGCTACAGACTCAGTGTGAAAGGTCTGGATCACATATGCTGGTAgctgaagcttgcattgcaaaatagtgcaaaacacagaggctttgtggacattttttaaactgatataGCATACAACTGGGCCAGCGttgtttttggcccattttgacCTTAAACTTGTTAAATTTGGTGGAGAAGCTGCAAAAaccactttttcagatttttctaacaaaaatatgtgccccttgcctgtccacaatacgctcaagtaccagaaaaatcccccctccccctctttctccacctttcagaaaatgtgtgctgaaacaagttgttctcagattttcccatTGTGACctcatgtggagagttagcaccgcccccaggtttgattTGCCCTCCctacttggaagaaagttccgccctcctctcgtgatcttcctctcagctgccagctgagatgctggatagctcagtgggttaccctgctgactttggtctgggagattgatggctctaatcccagtcaggtccttaactttggataaaagcatctgtaacATTGTGACATCAGGCCtaattcatttcctgagaggggtgtggtcaggggtggagtcagacagatcagtaacatttaaagccacagaaacagcttgttctgagcagggctaaaacagaggggttattagacatgcaaaaatccttttCTAGAGTGCTTTTTCagtaacaaacttcacaggcatgttttggg
Protein-coding regions in this window:
- the ghdc gene encoding GH3 domain-containing protein, with translation MPFSLFHVALPVFIAVLSVLVAVIGHNLAMPPPLPAVLGVCSLAGMALIWRDISSKMKGKNRTLGSLLSQYLAVKGVGWLGRRQRRKLEADTQNVKQVQEETLLTRLRKNANTCYGRQYDFSSITDSSVFRTRHPITTYDHYRDLISRIAAGEEKVILAEKPLILAMTSGTSGPSAMLLSTKDTNTEFFLQGVAVCLEAMRTAFPATDSLQRTTKFFYTPTFRQSEAGIPIGPNSSTPASSKHMLNLYTTPAPAFEVPSEKDTLYLHLLFALKDRSVGTLESNFASTVFYAFSALQDRWQELVDDIEQGKVSNALALDPKVRSRLEALMKPDPDRAAQLRAYFKDGFCGIAKRVWPHLHLVLAVDSGSNQIYGDMLRENYCQGVPFYSPFYAATEGLIGVNLWPLEPNRRYLLCPRSMFCEFLPESSLEEETPPTLLMEEVKEGQNYELVVTNASGLFRYRIGDIIKVVGFHNQCPVVEFQYRRGQMLNVRGEKVSEALFLDALKKAVSQWPGAQLVDYCCAESGIMGDSIGGSDPHYQVFIELKGVRNLTEEQRYKLDICLQQDSAVYKSFRIKGSIGPMRVQLVAEGAFKELRKQMMAFSKTSPNTFKMHRVLRRKEYADFLLGKTVS